The following are encoded in a window of Solibacillus sp. FSL R7-0668 genomic DNA:
- a CDS encoding TetR/AcrR family transcriptional regulator produces the protein MNQRKRQVLDSALQLFIEKGFHNTSIQDILNHALISKGTFYNYFSSKNECFIAILEQVRYEASLRRHELLHGNDPSDENVLIEQIFILMQLNKKQNLVSIFEGIFQSNDTELRDTLMRYRFLEIEWLSNRLIDIFGEHTRPYTLELSIIFFGIVQHLSMTYHTLYGVAVDLKKTVIVAFRDIKAILPEMIQTNDIFIASNSLQLIEENTYYQSVTKEMVIEKLTGFQAELAYDDDHEKGSQFTQSLTEEIQRKTLRNAVIEALLKPFREAFSNTLHEAEAIELANMIWFFVKNTQDAEQQSK, from the coding sequence ATGAATCAACGAAAAAGACAAGTACTCGATTCCGCTTTACAATTATTTATTGAAAAAGGATTTCACAATACGTCCATTCAAGATATTTTAAATCACGCACTCATTTCTAAAGGAACATTTTATAATTATTTTTCTTCCAAAAATGAATGCTTCATCGCCATTTTAGAGCAGGTACGCTATGAAGCCAGTTTACGACGACACGAACTATTACATGGAAATGATCCGTCTGATGAAAATGTATTAATTGAACAAATTTTTATTCTCATGCAATTGAACAAAAAGCAAAATTTAGTATCCATTTTTGAAGGCATTTTTCAATCCAATGATACCGAACTTCGTGATACGCTAATGCGTTATCGTTTTTTAGAAATCGAATGGCTATCGAATCGACTTATTGATATTTTTGGTGAGCACACGAGACCCTATACACTCGAATTATCGATTATCTTTTTTGGGATTGTGCAACATTTATCTATGACTTATCACACACTGTATGGCGTTGCCGTTGACTTAAAGAAAACCGTCATCGTCGCCTTTCGTGATATTAAAGCGATTTTACCGGAAATGATACAGACAAACGATATTTTCATCGCATCCAACTCACTACAATTGATTGAGGAAAATACGTATTATCAGTCAGTTACAAAGGAAATGGTGATTGAAAAACTCACGGGCTTCCAAGCAGAGTTAGCTTATGACGATGACCATGAAAAGGGAAGTCAATTCACGCAAAGTCTAACGGAAGAAATACAAAGAAAAACTTTGCGCAATGCAGTGATTGAAGCTTTATTAAAACCATTCCGCGAAGCCTTTTCGAATACGTTACACGAAGCAGAGGCAATTGAGCTTGCTAACATGATCTGGTTTTTTGTTAAAAATACACAAGATGCCGAACAACAATCCAAATAA